One segment of Chryseobacterium turcicum DNA contains the following:
- the ligA gene encoding NAD-dependent DNA ligase LigA, whose product MSENIQHKIEQLRKELHQHNENYYLLDEPSISDFEFDLLLKELQNLEAQHPEYHDDNSPTIRVGGGVTKNFPTVQHQFRMYSLDNSYDFDDLEDWEKRLIKTIDEPVEFVAELKYDGASISILYENGKLIQAVTRGDGFQGDEITANVRTISDIPLKLSADFPERFFMRGEIYLTRKNFDKINKQREEEGLDPFMNPRNTASGSLKMQDSGEVRKRRLSSVLYQFVSDEIPAETHWELLHQAQNWGFKISDQAKLCKNLDEIKEFINFWDVERHNLPFEIDGIVLKVNSIKHQRQLGYTAKSPRWAMAYKFKAEKVETELQSVSYQVGRTGAITPVANLKPVLLAGTIVKRASLHNEDIIKKLGLHEKDFVYVEKGGEIIPKIVGVNTEKRTSESKELEYIKNCPECGTELVKLEDQAIHFCPNDLHCPPQVVGRMIHYVSRKALNIDNLGSETIEQLYKEKLVENPADFYALTKEQLLPLERMAEKSAQNIITGIEKSKEIAFEKVLYGIGIKHVGETVAKKLVKNFNTIDDLRNATAEELCQVEDIGMKIAVSIVDFFNNSENILMLERLKSYGVQLEKGENTNEVLSNALEGKTFLFTGKLSLFTRESAEEMVEKHNGKNISAVSKNLNYLVVGEKAGSKLKKAQDIGTITILDEQQFLDLINN is encoded by the coding sequence ATGTCCGAAAACATTCAGCATAAAATTGAGCAATTAAGAAAAGAACTTCATCAGCATAATGAAAACTATTATCTGCTGGATGAACCCAGTATTTCAGATTTTGAGTTTGACTTATTATTAAAAGAGCTTCAGAATTTGGAAGCACAACATCCTGAATATCATGATGACAACTCACCCACGATTCGTGTAGGTGGTGGTGTAACAAAAAACTTCCCGACGGTTCAGCATCAATTCAGAATGTATTCTTTAGACAATTCTTACGACTTTGATGACTTAGAAGATTGGGAAAAGCGACTCATTAAAACCATCGATGAACCGGTAGAATTTGTTGCCGAACTTAAATATGACGGTGCCTCAATCTCTATTTTATATGAAAATGGAAAATTGATACAGGCTGTTACTCGTGGCGACGGTTTTCAGGGCGATGAAATTACAGCAAACGTACGTACCATTTCAGATATTCCATTAAAACTAAGCGCAGATTTTCCTGAAAGATTTTTTATGCGTGGCGAAATTTATTTAACCCGAAAAAACTTCGATAAAATAAATAAACAGCGTGAAGAGGAAGGCTTAGACCCATTTATGAATCCAAGAAATACGGCAAGTGGAAGTTTAAAAATGCAGGATAGCGGCGAGGTAAGAAAACGAAGACTTTCATCAGTACTTTATCAATTTGTTTCAGATGAAATTCCTGCAGAAACGCATTGGGAATTGCTACATCAGGCACAAAATTGGGGTTTCAAGATTTCTGATCAGGCAAAATTATGCAAAAATTTAGATGAGATTAAAGAATTCATTAATTTCTGGGATGTTGAAAGACATAACCTGCCTTTTGAAATTGATGGAATTGTATTAAAAGTTAACTCTATCAAACATCAAAGACAGTTGGGTTATACTGCAAAATCTCCGCGTTGGGCGATGGCGTATAAATTTAAAGCTGAAAAAGTAGAAACCGAATTACAAAGCGTTTCTTATCAGGTCGGAAGAACCGGAGCAATCACTCCTGTTGCCAATCTGAAGCCTGTTTTGCTTGCCGGAACAATTGTAAAAAGAGCATCTCTGCACAATGAAGATATCATCAAAAAACTGGGTCTTCACGAAAAAGATTTTGTGTACGTTGAAAAAGGTGGCGAAATTATTCCTAAAATTGTTGGCGTAAATACTGAAAAAAGAACTTCTGAAAGCAAAGAATTAGAATATATTAAAAATTGCCCGGAATGCGGAACCGAATTGGTAAAACTAGAAGATCAGGCGATACATTTTTGCCCGAACGATTTGCATTGTCCGCCTCAGGTTGTGGGTAGAATGATTCATTATGTCTCGAGAAAGGCTTTGAATATTGATAATTTGGGAAGCGAAACCATAGAACAGCTTTACAAAGAAAAACTGGTTGAGAATCCTGCCGATTTTTATGCTTTAACCAAAGAACAACTTCTTCCTTTGGAAAGAATGGCCGAAAAATCTGCACAAAACATCATTACCGGAATTGAAAAATCAAAAGAAATCGCTTTTGAAAAAGTTTTATACGGAATAGGAATTAAGCATGTCGGAGAAACCGTCGCTAAAAAATTGGTCAAAAACTTCAATACCATTGATGATTTAAGAAACGCAACAGCCGAAGAACTGTGTCAGGTTGAAGATATCGGAATGAAAATCGCTGTAAGTATTGTTGATTTCTTTAATAATTCTGAAAACATTTTAATGCTTGAAAGATTAAAATCTTACGGTGTACAGTTGGAAAAAGGTGAAAATACGAATGAAGTTTTATCGAATGCTTTAGAAGGAAAAACATTCTTATTTACAGGAAAACTTTCCCTTTTCACAAGAGAATCTGCAGAAGAAATGGTAGAAAAACACAACGGAAAAAATATTTCTGCCGTTTCTAAAAACCTCAATTATCTGGTTGTCGGCGAAAAAGCAGGAAGCAAGCTGAAAAAAGCACAAGACATCGGAACGATCACGATTCTTGATGAACAACAGTTTCTGGATTTGATTAATAATTAA
- a CDS encoding MgtC/SapB family protein has translation MDFLKDHSIQNELLLIFISVFLGLCIGAEREYRNKSAGLRTFILVCFGSCLFTILSIKIGVDNPDRLAANIITGIGFLGAGVIFKGDNKIDGITTATTIWATASIGMAVGSGYVYLSLLGTVLVLLILSSLTYFQTYIDHNHKIREYKIVVSNKENLDYCEELFKVNHLKFIVIKQQFSKGSSSTTWLLTGKNSRHEDLIQQMMRDEKIDSFQF, from the coding sequence ATGGATTTTCTAAAAGACCACTCTATTCAAAACGAGTTGCTTTTGATTTTTATTTCGGTATTTCTCGGTCTTTGCATTGGAGCCGAAAGGGAATATAGAAACAAATCGGCGGGATTGAGAACATTTATTCTCGTTTGTTTTGGATCTTGTCTTTTCACCATTCTTTCCATAAAAATAGGCGTTGATAATCCCGATCGATTGGCAGCCAACATCATTACCGGAATTGGTTTTTTGGGCGCTGGAGTTATTTTTAAAGGAGACAATAAAATCGACGGCATCACTACTGCCACAACAATTTGGGCAACGGCGTCTATCGGGATGGCGGTGGGTTCGGGATATGTTTATTTATCATTACTGGGAACTGTTTTAGTGTTATTAATTCTAAGCTCACTCACCTATTTTCAAACGTATATTGATCATAATCACAAAATTCGGGAGTATAAAATCGTTGTATCCAACAAAGAAAATCTTGATTATTGTGAGGAATTATTTAAAGTAAACCATTTAAAATTCATTGTCATTAAACAACAGTTTTCAAAAGGATCATCCAGTACAACCTGGCTTTTGACAGGAAAAAACAGTCGTCATGAAGATTTAATACAGCAGATGATGCGCGATGAAAAAATAGATTCTTTTCAGTTTTAA
- a CDS encoding Crp/Fnr family transcriptional regulator: protein MEKLLNIYNSIEGLSQEEALYHANQFEKIVFAKKTMILNEGTVEDYLYFIDKGIIRFFVNKVHPTEPSKEITFSFIAENMFCSAYDSFITRNPCAYNVETVQETVVYRIHFDDLEKLYQRSKVGNYLGRISAENLYVRKTQREISLLMHTAEERYLNLAKAYPNFIREIPLKHIASYIGITPQALSRIRKQNL, encoded by the coding sequence ATGGAAAAACTGCTGAATATTTACAATAGTATAGAAGGTCTTTCTCAGGAGGAAGCCCTTTATCATGCCAACCAATTTGAGAAGATTGTTTTTGCAAAAAAAACGATGATTTTAAACGAAGGAACAGTAGAAGATTACCTGTATTTTATCGACAAAGGGATTATCCGTTTTTTTGTGAATAAAGTACATCCTACCGAGCCTTCCAAAGAAATTACATTTTCTTTTATTGCAGAAAATATGTTTTGCAGTGCTTACGATTCTTTTATTACAAGAAATCCATGTGCTTACAATGTAGAAACAGTGCAGGAAACGGTGGTCTACAGAATACATTTTGATGATTTGGAAAAACTTTACCAAAGAAGTAAGGTAGGAAATTATCTAGGAAGAATCTCCGCTGAGAATTTATATGTACGCAAAACCCAGCGCGAAATATCTTTACTTATGCACACTGCCGAAGAGCGCTATCTGAATTTGGCGAAAGCATATCCAAATTTTATCAGAGAAATACCTTTGAAACACATTGCATCTTACATCGGAATAACGCCACAAGCATTAAGCCGCATCAGAAAACAGAATTTATGA
- a CDS encoding S46 family peptidase — protein MIKRNLLIASAFFTFSWGIAQQYGGMWIPTELNEKEMKDLGMKISAKDIFNTQKPSIKDAVVQFNGGCTAEIISPKGLLLTNHHCGYGQIQAHSTVQNDLLSNGFWAKNMSTELPNPGVTVDFIVDIKDVSSQILDDTDNLQEPELAKQIAKNIEIYKNSQKIENYQSISVKPMYYGNKFYAYVIETYKDVRLVGAPPQSIGKFGSDTDNWVWPRHTGDFSMFRIYADKNNKPAEYSKDNVPYVPKHYLPVSIKDKAENDFTFVFGFPGRTTEYLPAIAVEKIMKEIDPARIAVRDVALKTLDEKMRADDATRIKYASKFASVANYWKKWIGEVEGLKKSNAVQKKVMYEGSLIAKNPEVKATLDQLNKLYNDQAPYALNNAYYGEVVRNAETFALANMYSNYITSVEAGRMDEKGTAAFKKKLTSFYKDYSAELDSKVTAKLLALYANKTDAQFLPAGFDKYKNDAQNITSFEELSKNSVITGRSQVNGAALNGDIEKAFSSQDKLIKTIKKDAVYQLFMSVKDAYMKTADPQFTSLQTKIDALQKTYMAQQMATDKDRKFFPDANSTLRVTYGKVKGSTPKDAVTYDYQTHLAGVMEKYIPGDYEFDVPQKLIDLYNKKDYGNYKDKSGDVPVGFTATNHTTGGNSGSPALDAHGNLVGLNFDRQWEGTMSDINYDPRFSRNIMVDTKYILFIIDKFADSKWLIDEMKIVK, from the coding sequence ATGATAAAACGTAATCTTCTTATTGCTTCGGCATTCTTCACTTTCTCTTGGGGAATCGCTCAGCAATACGGTGGAATGTGGATTCCTACGGAACTTAATGAAAAGGAAATGAAAGATCTTGGGATGAAAATTTCTGCTAAAGACATTTTCAATACACAAAAACCAAGTATCAAAGATGCTGTAGTACAGTTTAATGGAGGCTGTACAGCCGAAATCATCTCTCCAAAAGGATTATTACTAACCAATCATCACTGTGGGTATGGGCAGATTCAGGCACATTCTACAGTACAAAACGACCTTCTTTCTAACGGATTTTGGGCAAAAAACATGAGTACAGAACTTCCAAACCCGGGAGTAACTGTTGATTTTATTGTAGATATTAAAGATGTTTCTTCTCAAATTTTAGACGATACCGATAACCTTCAGGAGCCGGAACTCGCAAAACAAATCGCAAAAAATATTGAGATTTACAAAAATTCTCAAAAAATAGAAAATTATCAGTCGATTTCTGTAAAACCGATGTATTATGGGAATAAATTTTACGCTTATGTCATCGAAACCTATAAAGATGTACGTTTGGTAGGAGCACCTCCTCAAAGCATCGGAAAATTCGGAAGCGATACTGACAACTGGGTTTGGCCAAGACATACAGGAGATTTCTCGATGTTCAGAATTTATGCTGATAAAAACAACAAGCCTGCAGAATATTCTAAAGACAACGTGCCTTACGTTCCGAAACATTATCTTCCGGTATCCATCAAAGATAAGGCAGAGAATGATTTCACATTTGTATTCGGATTCCCTGGAAGAACAACGGAATATCTTCCTGCGATTGCCGTAGAAAAAATCATGAAAGAGATTGATCCTGCAAGAATTGCCGTACGTGATGTCGCTCTGAAAACTTTAGACGAAAAAATGCGTGCTGATGATGCTACAAGAATTAAATATGCTTCTAAGTTTGCCTCTGTAGCCAACTATTGGAAAAAATGGATTGGCGAAGTAGAAGGTTTAAAAAAATCTAACGCGGTACAGAAAAAAGTAATGTACGAAGGTTCTTTGATTGCTAAAAACCCTGAAGTAAAAGCAACTTTAGACCAACTGAATAAACTGTATAACGACCAGGCTCCTTATGCTTTGAACAATGCATATTATGGCGAAGTAGTAAGAAATGCAGAAACATTTGCATTGGCAAATATGTATTCTAACTACATTACTTCTGTAGAAGCTGGAAGAATGGATGAAAAAGGAACAGCTGCTTTTAAGAAAAAACTGACTTCTTTCTACAAAGATTACAGTGCTGAACTGGATTCTAAAGTTACGGCTAAACTTTTGGCATTATACGCTAACAAAACAGACGCTCAGTTTTTACCAGCTGGTTTTGATAAATATAAAAATGATGCTCAAAACATTACCAGCTTTGAAGAGCTATCAAAGAATTCTGTGATTACAGGAAGAAGCCAGGTGAACGGTGCTGCTCTTAACGGAGATATTGAAAAAGCATTTTCAAGTCAGGATAAATTGATTAAAACCATTAAAAAAGATGCTGTTTATCAATTATTTATGAGTGTAAAAGATGCTTATATGAAAACTGCTGACCCTCAATTTACAAGTTTACAGACCAAGATTGATGCATTGCAAAAAACCTATATGGCGCAGCAAATGGCTACAGATAAAGACAGAAAATTTTTCCCAGATGCTAACTCTACCCTTCGTGTAACGTATGGAAAAGTGAAAGGGTCTACTCCGAAAGATGCAGTAACTTATGATTACCAAACTCATTTAGCTGGAGTTATGGAGAAGTATATTCCTGGAGATTATGAATTTGATGTTCCACAAAAACTAATTGACCTTTATAACAAAAAAGATTACGGAAACTACAAAGATAAAAGTGGTGATGTTCCTGTAGGATTTACAGCAACCAACCATACAACAGGTGGAAACTCTGGAAGTCCGGCTTTGGATGCACACGGAAATCTTGTTGGTTTGAATTTCGACAGACAGTGGGAAGGAACAATGAGTGACATCAATTACGACCCACGTTTCAGCAGAAACATCATGGTTGATACAAAATATATTCTTTTCATCATCGATAAATTTGCCGATTCAAAATGGCTAATTGATGAGATGAAAATTGTAAAATAA
- a CDS encoding Crp/Fnr family transcriptional regulator, producing MDIIKTLLDKYKVQFSQESMSKFESILVKKEYHKDEMVLQEGTISRYLYIVEKGMVRQFYYKDGRDITEHFSCEGNIATCIESLFLQQPTRLLIEALEPSTLFLLDYDKWKKLCDEFPEINELYRAVMEYKLVVSQQKADSWRFENSRERYDRFCRELPSVSRRASVAHIASYLLMSPETLSRVRAGVL from the coding sequence ATGGATATTATAAAAACTTTACTCGATAAATATAAAGTGCAATTTTCTCAGGAATCAATGTCGAAATTTGAATCTATATTGGTGAAAAAAGAATATCATAAGGATGAAATGGTTTTACAAGAGGGTACAATCAGTCGCTATCTCTATATTGTAGAAAAGGGGATGGTTCGCCAGTTTTATTATAAAGACGGACGAGATATAACCGAACATTTTTCTTGTGAAGGAAATATCGCAACGTGTATTGAAAGTCTGTTTTTGCAACAGCCAACCCGTTTACTCATCGAAGCTCTAGAGCCGTCTACATTATTTCTTTTAGATTATGATAAATGGAAAAAACTCTGTGACGAGTTTCCTGAAATTAATGAACTATACAGAGCGGTGATGGAGTATAAACTTGTGGTTTCTCAACAAAAAGCAGATTCCTGGCGTTTTGAAAACTCCAGAGAGCGTTATGACAGATTTTGCAGAGAGCTTCCCTCCGTTTCCAGACGTGCTTCTGTAGCGCATATTGCTTCTTATCTATTGATGTCTCCCGAAACTTTAAGCCGTGTAAGGGCTGGAGTATTATAA